A part of Macrobrachium nipponense isolate FS-2020 chromosome 26, ASM1510439v2, whole genome shotgun sequence genomic DNA contains:
- the LOC135199688 gene encoding cilia- and flagella-associated protein 251-like → MTKLKVLVCLLVAVVLPWCVQEVSFRAGNEEFVTNVGDEPSNQSKERQKILDLEEQNEKGEKAEENSEINDEGNEIEEDQQKLDVEEREERNEKEEKAEENSEINDKGNEIEENQQKLDVEEREERNEKEEKAEENSKINDKGNEIEEDQQKLDVEEREERNEKEEKAEENSETNDKGNEIEEDQQKLDVEEREERNEKEEKAEENSETKDKGNEIEEDQQKLDVEEREERNEKEEKAGENGEINDKGKEIEEDQQKLDVEERKERNEREKNAEENDESQDKGNETKEDQQKLDVEEREERNKKEEKAEKNDESQDMGNETKEDQQTLDLQEQNEREEKAEENDKNQDKGNKTKEQQQKLDVGERGEQNKKEENYVEQRKQILGLEKQQESNEKRGNDQGVNRGTENDIKNAKIKENRDIDFLSVVGNSRWNEEPGTPEQRFSRRQKFMEAKCRRADVSRQSLKMIKSNKIGIFFKQKTVTCLANKVK, encoded by the coding sequence ATGACGAAACTCAaagtgcttgtttgtttgttagtggcAGTTGTGTTACCTTGGTGCGTTCAGGAAGTGTCATTTCGCGCGGGAAACGAGGAATTCGTGACGAACGTTGGAGATGAACCTTCAAATCAGAGTAAGGAACGCCAAAAGATATTAGACTTGGAGGAGCAGAACGAGAAAGGAGAAAAGGCAGAGGAGAATAGCGAAATTAATGATGAGGGAAACGAGATAGAGGAAGACCAGCAGAAACTGGACGTGGAGGAACGAGAGGAACGGAACGAGAAAGAAGAAAAGGCAGAGGAGAATAGCGAAATTAATGATAAAGGAAACGAGATAGAGGAAAACCAACAGAAACTGGACGTGGAGGAACGAGAGGAACGGAACGAGAAAGAAGAAAAGGCAGAGGAGAATAGCAAAATTAATGATAAGGGAAACGAGATAGAGGAAGACCAGCAGAAACTGGACGTGGAGGAACGAGAGGAACGGAACGAGAAAGAAGAAAAGGCAGAGGAGAATAGCGAAACTAATGATAAGGGAAACGAGATAGAGGAAGACCAGCAGAAACTGGACGTGGAGGAACGAGAGGAACGGAACGAGAAAGAAGAAAAGGCAGAGGAGAATAGCGAAACTAAAGATAAGGGAAACGAGATAGAGGAAGACCAGCAGAAACTGGACGTGGAGGAACGAGAGGAACGGAACGAGAAAGAAGAAAAGGCAGGGGAGAATGGTGAAATTAATGATAAGGGAAAAGAGATAGAGGAAGACCAACAGAAACTGGACGTGGAGGAACGAAAGGAACggaacgagagagaaaaaaatgcagagGAGAATGATGAAAGTCAGGATAAGGGAAACGAGACGAAGGAGGACCAACAGAAACTGGACGTGGAGGAACGAGAGGAAcggaacaagaaagaagaaaaagcagagaAGAATGACGAAAGTCAGGATATGGGAAACGAGACGAAGGAGGACCAACAGACATTAGACTTGCAGGAACAGaacgagagagaagaaaaagcagAGGAGAATGATAAAAATCAGGATAAGGGAAACAAGACAAAGGAGCAACAACAGAAACTAGACGTGGGGGAAAGAGGGGAAcagaacaaaaaagaagaaaactatgTGGAACAACGCAAGCAGATATTAGGTTTGGAGAAACAACAGGAATCGAACGAGAAAAGAGGAAATGACCAAGGTGTGAATAGGGGAACAGAAAACGACATTAAAAACGCGAAAATCAAAGAAAACAGAGACATCGACTTCCTGAGCGTCGTGGGAAACAGCCGCTGGAACGAGGAACCAGGGACACCAGAACAGAGGTTTTCCCGCCGTCAGAAGTTCATGGAAGCGAAGTGTCGGAGGGCAGACGTTAGTCGACAGTCCTTGAAAATGATCAAGTCGAATAAAATCGGCATCTTCTTCAAGCAGAAGACTGTGACATGCCTGGCTAATAAGGTaaagtga